Below is a genomic region from Brassica rapa cultivar Chiifu-401-42 chromosome A08, CAAS_Brap_v3.01, whole genome shotgun sequence.
GTCCGCTTATTGGATGAAGCATTACAATGCGTAGAGGAACTGAAATCCCCATCTTACCATCCTGAGCTCGTCAGGGAAGCTATCTCACTCGAATTCGAGAAAAACCCACCGTGCGTTGAACCAGTGGCGAAACTCTTGAATCATTTCCTAAAGACGTAGGGAGTGGCTGTGTGCTTTACGGGTCTATGCTGGATGACATTGGGATTGATCTGCCAAAGGCGCTAAACAACTTTGGGGAGATCCTTGGGAGTTTGGTTATGGCCAATGCATCGGATTTTGTGATGGTGAAAGAggttttaatgaaaatgaaggATGAGTTGTTCAAGAAAGCAGTCTTGGACTCTGTGGTGAAGAGTGTAAGCGAGTCTCTGTTGGCTACGCAAGCAGCAGAAGTTGAGGCTTGCCGTAGTTTGGTGTAAAGACCCAATCACTGAAATCATTTACTTAGAAAATGTTGAGTTAGTACTATACTTGTAATCGAGATTAGTGTCAGTTTTGTAACTTGGTTTCGTTTTCTCTTGATTTGTGTATTTTGTTTATGATCCTTTTGGTGCCTACATCTTGGTTTTGTTATTCAAGATGTGCAAAAGACTAAAGATATTATGTTGTATGTGTAGTCTTAAAAATCTTTGAATgaacatctatcttattaaaactcaagtacaaaattggagtgtttggagacttgaataggacttttaaaaatttagagtgtttggaaacatggattgcagtcttttaaaaaaaaatatttttgtttgaaaacaaggatagtagtattaagaaaaaaagtaatgggcttatgtttttttaaaaaattgaaagttatctaggccacttttaaaatataccaaaatgggtcaatctaattccctaaaatttttttttctaaactaaccataaaacaaaatttaaactttatatacatatttcaaatcaaaataataattcaaatttgatttatatcaaaaattgattcaaaaatatacatatattcaaaaatggatttttactaaactatttttcaataaccattataaaaaaatattgtcaatatatataagaaaaatataatacaaagcccaatttgaaataccaactcaaattatggttttcatatttcatattaagttttaaaaatataatatatgtaattatttatatgatggtatgtataaaatactattaattatatgattacttatatgatggtacatataaaatacgattaattatatgatgataaaatacgatatagaataatgactagggatgggcttttggatacccatacgggtttagttctgatcggtttgtattttggattttcggggtcaaagatttcagccttattagaatgtttctaaattttggtttgagttcgatttggatctttgcgggtttggtttgggtttggataactaatttaaattatttttaaagtcttaaatcattatatattttaaatttctcaaaatgtataaataaaataatatattacgtataaatttgaataacatatgtcataatacttaagcttaacatatcaattggcttgatttaaaattttggatacgaaatcaataattattttaagtatttttggtgatttgagtatactttaactatttcagatatttacttttgactatctatatatattttcaagtatttaaaccaatttaaaagtatcatttttgatgttttatatacgttaaatctaaaaataattaatatatataagtatataaatctatttttagataaattcggatacccaaatacttcggttcggatcagattcggttctctaaataacaaaattttgaataattagaatatttaatcaatttatgtttgggtttggtactatatctttggatcggtatcggttatgttcctcggattcatttttccaaatcctaataattacatgaaaaacaaatatcaacatatttttcaaaatatacacccgcgcgcctgcgcgggtcaaaatctagtttcatTTTATAAGCGAGAATGGTATTTGAATAAACTATATGCTGTTCTGGTTTGATGAGGAAATGCATCTCAAAAatttatcccctatatattaaaggagaagcattacaacatatttttgtagccacatgtcaccaccacaatcattcttagaatctttaaaaaaatagttggtccatataaatatataataaactttttattaaactaaccataaattaatcataaatgttcttcattgtttccttaaataaaaatcacataattacttaatgtggctaaagtatatatggcaattaattattttaaataataaagatatgATATAAATCAgtatattctctatcatttttaattcattttaaaataaattaaacaatcacattaactatataataaaaatttagattttttcgtatatgttatattttaaattttgaaaaacgaatataaatgactaaagttgttaaaaatctcacactgaaatttttgtgatctatggtttaaaatttatgttataacaagatacaaatgattacgaaattacataagtagaaagtctcatttaataaatattatatatatatgcatattaatattttttaaaaataaattatataccatataaaatacataagtattttaatttcgaatttgatttgaaattttttgataaaaattttgaaaaattattgacaacttaatatttagattttaaactttgcattgaatatttttaaaattataaattactaaaactattaaatatcccataaatattttattgttatcattgatttaaaaaatttgttataagaaaatacaaacgatcaaaaataatatgagtatataatattttttactagatgttaatattaaaaatatactatatatctatgttaatatcatttaaacttaattttataacatataaaatagaaaaaagtgtttgtctggataaataaaatttatttaagtatttgtatcaatttaattatatacgtaatagttactaaatttttaattattcaatatatatttattatttcgtaatatgtaaaaaatatataatattttaaaataatttttatataatattcattccgcgcaaggcgcgggtcttaacctagtaataAGGTATAATTCGTCACATGGACCAATTAACTATACGCAGCATGTTATATAACTTTCAAAATTAGCATGCAACGAGGGGATATAATGATTGGTAGCGCAAGGTACTAAACTTGTCATAAGGAAAAAAGTTTCCTAGCTACACGAGGTTTACTATAATATGGTGAAAACCATCTGATGTATCCGAATATGTCAATAACTACACGACGTTAATGATAATACATGCCACATACATAACGTTTCATTTAATATGTTAATAACATCACGACgaggtttaattgattttaagaaTAGTTGATGGGGttattatgtaatatttaaagtTAAACTTCGATTAATAATATCCGACCCGATTCATCTCATAAACCCGACCCGAGGAAATCCAATCCCTCTTCTTCCCCAAATTGCATTTCTAGGGTttgaaaggaaaacaaaaattgGAGGTTTCGTAGAGAGAttgagagagagacagagagaggcAATCGATTTTGGGGTTCGTAAGACGGTTTGGTGAAATCAGAATCCAGGTTTGGTGAAATCGAATCGAGAGGTTGATGAAGTAAGGTGTTGAATCGAAAGAGGACCACGATGAGCGATACAATCTCGGTGAAGATAAATTGTTTCTTTGGGGGTGTGTTCAAAAAAGATGATGAAGATGGAAAGCTTAATTATGTCAATGGTCTGTTGGAACAGTTTGAAGTTGATGGTGATGCAGTATATGATGAAGTAATGAAGAAGATGGTTAAGGTAGTTAGTAAGGGGAAAATGTGGTACAAGTTACCATATGAGGATATCTCAGAGAAGAAGGATTTGTCTGAAAATGGAGAAGTAAACAAAAGGAAGATGAATGCTAATGGTCGTTGGTACAAAGAGCTTGATGTCTTCATAGAGGAAGCTGAACCTGATGATGTTACTGCGACAGAGGCTGAGCAGCATGTTGTTGATGGTGATGAGATTGACGGTGACACACAGGTTGAGCAACATGTTATTCTTGGTGACGAGAATGACGCAGAGGCTGAGCAAGAAGCTGTTGATGGTGAAGAGCTTGACGCACCGGCAGAGCAagaggttgaagaagaagagagtgaagATGAGTATCAAGCCAGTAATGAATCCGAGAATGAAGATGATTTTGACAGAAATTTCCAATAGGGTCTTGAGATGTTTAGGAACGAGAACTATGAGGATGAGATTCTAGACGAGGATGAGATATATCCGGACACTGAGAATTCATCTGATGATGAAGAGGAACAAGCTGAGAGGATGGCTAAAAGGGGTGAATTAGATGGCGTTTTCAGTCTTAGACAGACATTTCACACTGGTGAAGACTTCAAGAAACAAGTTATCAAATATATACTGAAGACGAGAAGAAATGTGGTCTATGATAGATGGGAGAAGACAAAGATTGGTGCTAAATGCAGTGGCAAAGGTTGTAGGTGGCGTATATACTGCTCGGTAGAGACACCAATCAAGCAATGGATGGTGAAAGTGTATGTCAACACCCATACTTGCCATCCCACAGGCAAGTGTAAACTCATCAAAAGCCCTGCAATTGCTGAAGTTATGTTGGAGAAAATCAGGAAGGAACCTGAAATGAGTGCTCCAATGATCAGAGAGGAGTTTAGGGATAAGTTCAACATCTTGATCTCTCCTGAACAGGCAAAGATAGCTAGGCGTATTGTGCTGCAATGAGCATTTTGCAAGAATAAAGGATTATGAGATGGAGCTATTACGGTTAGTTATCTAACTTTTAAATATGATTTCAATGTATTGTGGTCATATGAGTAACTGTTTTATTTTGTCAATTGCAGTTCAAACCCTGACAGCAAAATTGAGATCACCACAACAACAAAACCGAATGGAGCCAAAGCGTTTAACTCAATGTATATCTGCTTTCACAACCTACGTGTGTCATGGAAGACTTATTGCAGACCGGTGATTGGATTAGATGGAACCTTTCTCAAGCACAGCTCGTTGCAAGGACTGATACTGACTGCCGTTGGAAGAGACCCCAATAACCAGATCTATCCAATTGCATGGGCTGTCGTAACCTCTGAGAACAACGATAACTGGCAGTGGTTTATCCAGCGTTTGAAGATTGATTTGGGTTTAGCATGGGTGAACAAGTCACAATCATTTCAGATCAACATAAGGGATAGATCCATGAAGTTGCAGTCGAGTTGCCAAGAGCTGAACATAGAGCGTGTGCTAGGCACATCTACTCCAATCTGAAGAAGCTTCATAAGTCTGATACGTTGAAGCCATTGTTCTGGCGTGTTGCAAGTAGCTACAATGAGGCTGACTATGAGAAGAATTTAGAGAATTTGAAACAGCTTGATCCACTCGCAGCTGATGATCTTTTGAAAAAGGATCCGACATCTTGGTGCAGAGCTTTTTTCCGGATAGGGTCTTGTTGTTCTGATACACACAACAACTTCACTGAGTCTTACAATAGAACTTTGAAGATAGCTAGAAAGAAGCCTTTTATTCAGATGCTTGAGTTGATTAGAAGGGATGCTATGCAGAGGATAGCGACTAGAAGTAAGACGGATAACAACACGCCAGGTCTCTACACAAAGAAGGCTAGAAAGGAGGTTAAAAAGTCTTGTGATGAAGCTCAATATTGCTATTCTTACTGTAGCACAGGTGGTGAATTTGAGATTGTAGAGTTTTCAAATGGTTACACTGTCAACTTGCCTTCTCGAAGCTGCACTTGTAGGAAATGGGACTTGTCTGGAATTCCATGTCGTCATGCCGTATCAGCTATCCGTGAGAATGGTATGGAGGTTGATGATTACATTTCGGATTACTATCTTACATGAAAGTGGCAAGGTGTGTACTTTAGAGGATCCGATAACA
It encodes:
- the LOC108869324 gene encoding uncharacterized protein LOC108869324, whose protein sequence is MELLRSNPDSKIEITTTTKPNGAKAFNSMYICFHNLRVSWKTYCRPVIGLDGTFLKHSSLQGLILTAVGRDPNNQIYPIAWAVVTSENNDNWQWFIQRLKIDLGLAWIHEVAVELPRAEHRACARHIYSNLKKLHKSDTLKPLFWRVASSYNEADYEKNLENLKQLDPLAADDLLKKDPTSWCRAFFRIGSCCSDTHNNFTESYNRTLKIARKKPFIQMLELIRRDAMQRIATRSKTDNNTPGLYTKKARKEVKKSCDEAQYCYSYCSTGGEFEIVEFSNGYTVNLPSRSCTCRKWDLSGIPCRHAVSAIRENGMEVDDYISDYYLT
- the LOC117127521 gene encoding sodium/potassium/calcium exchanger 1-like; the protein is MSDTISVKINCFFGGVFKKDDEDGKLNYVNGLLEQFEVDGDAVYDEVMKKMVKVVSKGKMWYKLPYEDISEKKDLSENGEVNKRKMNANGRWYKELDVFIEEAEPDDVTATEAEQHVVDGDEIDGDTQVEQHVILGDENDAEAEQEAVDGEELDAPAEQEVEEEESEDEYQASNESENEDDFDRNFQ